In Silene latifolia isolate original U9 population chromosome X, ASM4854445v1, whole genome shotgun sequence, the following proteins share a genomic window:
- the LOC141623213 gene encoding phosphoglycerate mutase-like protein 4 gives MESSGNCVVQGAETVDQSCTEIIIVRHGETEWNALGKMQGQADIDLNETGKQQAKAVAERLSREPGIIAVYSSDLKRALETAETISASCHGLEVITDQDLRERHIGELEGLVYQDLPKLNPKAYDALRCHGLDQEIPGGGESHRELYRRCTSSLQRIGEKHRGQRVIVVTHGAVIETLYKRVVPEGKYDGVRNASVGIIQLSEGDSWLIKLWNDVSHLSDISLS, from the exons ATGGAATCGAGTGGCAACTGTGTTGTACAAGGAGCTGAGACAGTTGATCAGTCTTGTACCGAGATTATCATTGTTCGTCATGGTGAGACCGAATGGAATGCTCTTGGAAAAATGCAA GGTCAAGCGGACATTGATTTAAATGAGACAGGGAAACAACAGGCAAAAGCG GTTGCTGAGCGTTTGTCAAGGGAGCCTGGTATAATTGCTGTTTATTCATCTGATCTAAAGAGGGCTCTTGAGACAGCAGAGACAATTTCAGCCAGCTGCCATGGGCTTGAG GTTATTACGGATCAAGACCTACGAGAAAGACATATAGGGGAACTTGAAGGACTTGTCTATCAAGACTTACCCAAGCTTAATCCTAAGGCTTATGATGCTTTACGATGTCATGGATTAGATCAAGAAATTCCG GGTGGAGGTGAAAGTCATCGTGAGCTGTATAGAAGATGCACATCTTCATTGCAGAGAATTGGTGAGAAGCATAGAG GACAGCGAGTTATAGTAGTTACTCATGGAGCTGTAATAGAAACACTGTACAAGCGAGTTGTACCCGAGGGAAAATATGATGGTGTACGGAATGCATCCGTCGGCATAATTCAGTTGTCGGAAGGAGACAGTTGGTTGATCAAATTATGGAATGATGTTAGTCATCTGAGTGATATTTCTTTGTCATAA